A genomic window from Anthonomus grandis grandis chromosome 2, icAntGran1.3, whole genome shotgun sequence includes:
- the LOC126750556 gene encoding 39S ribosomal protein L23, mitochondrial, translating to MSTRWYPIYQKGGPQLRVFLPNFWMKLVRPTERQPPNIVQFSCSMEMTRYDIRNYLEKIYNVKTVDIRTRIALGKTRRDHKKGNIIKDDDIKYAYVTLPKGEEFTFPDVFPKRDEEKQEYENSLKQSKEGFRDYLDKNKNRPGMPGWFTI from the exons ATGTCAACCAGATG gtatccGATATATCAAAAAGGGGGTCCTCAACTAAGGGTGTTTCTCCCCAATTTCTGGATGAAACTAGTAAGGCCGACCGAGCGACAGCCTCCCAACATAGTGCAATTCTCCTGCTCTATGGAAATGACCCGATATGACATTCGAAAttatttagagaaaatttataATGTAAAAACAGTGGACATACGAACGAGGATAGCATTGGGTAAAACCAGGAGAGACCATAAAAAAGGGAATATTATTAAAGATGACGACATTAAATATGCTTATGTAACATTG CCCAAGGGGGAGGAATTTACCTTCCCAGATGTTTTTCCAAAGAGGGATGAAGAGAAACAGGAATAtgaaaattcattaaaacaGTCTAAGGAAGGTTTTCGGGATTACTTGGACAAGAATAAGAATAGGCCAGGGATGCCCGGGTGGTTTAccatttag
- the LOC126750555 gene encoding uncharacterized protein LOC126750555 produces the protein MSVRLLLKKNMSFKINENHLRVFVEFMEENPDLARGRLSCSNAKEQFKRLWAKLANNLNSLGYGTRTIEKWQRTWSDYKQGLKRRAADIKRERMKTGGGPAYPDMLSDTDQRVILILGKTFFEGCGVEEKGFAHGKYYPEEEPVSGPSSAPSSIVDARFNGSLYNSEYTQPGPSNISMQIPTENKALEEQTNKPRPQKRSISQQLHVVDHDYLVTPRTKRQKVTPTNEIYYQETINLLKSIDSHLETLNEKLGDITEAIRQRHS, from the exons ATGAGCGTCCGgcttttgcttaaaaaaaacatgtcatttaaaattaatgaaaaccaTTTACGAGTATTTGTGGAGTTTATGGAAGAAAACCCGGATTTAGCAAGAGGGAGGTTATCTTGCTCCAATGCAAAAGAACAATTTAAGAGATTATGGGCAAAACTGGCCAATAATCTAAATTCTCTTGGTTATGGGACTAGAACTATAGAAAAATGGCAAAGG acgTGGTCTGACTATAAACAGGGACTTAAGAGAAGAGCTGCAGATATAAAAAGGGAGCGAATGAAGACGGGGGGTGGGCCAGCATATCCTGATATGCTATCAGATACTGATCAAAGAGTTAtccttattttgggaaaaacattttttgaaggATGTGGAGTGGAGGAGAAGGGT tttgctCATGGAAAATATTATCCAGAGGAAGAACCCGTTAGTGGTCCATCGAGTGCTCCATCAAGTATAGTGGATGCTCGGTTCAATGGTAGTTTATACAATAGTGAATACACACAGCCCGGACCCTCAAATATTTCTATGCAGATTCCTACAGAAAATAAAGCATTAGAAGAACAA accAACAAGCCACGACCACAAAAAAGGAGTATTTCACAACAGCTTCATGTAGTCGATCATGATTATTTAGTCACACCAAGAACTAAAAGGCAAAAGGTTACTCCCACAAATGAAATCTATTATCAAGAGAcaataaatctattaaaaagtaTCGACAGTCATTTAGAAACCCTAAATGAAAAATTAGGCGATATAACAGAGGCCATCAGACAGAGACACTCTTAA